A window of the Phalacrocorax aristotelis chromosome 9, bGulAri2.1, whole genome shotgun sequence genome harbors these coding sequences:
- the KLHL28 gene encoding kelch-like protein 28 isoform X1 yields the protein MDQSSPTYMLANLTHLHSEQLLQGLNLLRQHHELCDIILRVGDVKIHAHKVVLASISPYFKAMFTGNLSEKENSEVEFQCIDEAALQAIVEYAYTGTVFISQDTVESLLPAANLLQIKLVVKECCAFLESQLDPGNCIGISRFAETYGCHDLYLAANKYICQNFEDVCQTEEFFELTHSELDEIVSNDCLNVVTEETVFYALESWIKYDVQERQKYLAQLLHCVRLPLLSVKFLTRLYEANHLIRDDHTCKHLLNEALKYHFMPEHRLSHQTMLMTRPRCAPKVLCAVGGKAGLFACLESVEMYFPQNDSWIGLAPLSIPRYEFGICVLDQKIYVVGGIATHVCQGISYRKHENSVECWDPDTNTWTSLERMFESRSTLGVVVLAGELYALGGYDGQSYLRTVEKYIPKVKEWQLVAPMNKTRSCFAAAVLDGMIYAIGGYGPAHMNSMERYDPSRNLWETVASMADKRINFGVGVMLGFIFVVGGHNGVSHLSSIERYDPHQNQWTVCRPMKEPRTGVGAAVIDNYLYVVGGHSGSSYLNTVQKYDPISDTWLDSAGMMYCRCNFGLTAL from the exons ATGGACCAGTCGTCTCCAACCTACATGCTTGCCAACTTAACCCACTTGCATTCTGAACAGCTTCTGCAAGGCCTGAACCTCCTTCGCCAGCATCACGAGCTCTGTGACATTATCCTCAGAGTTGGCGATGTCAAGATCCATGCCCACAAAGTGGTGCTTGCCAGCATCAGCCCGTATTTCAAAGCCATGTTCACTGGGAACCTTTCGGAGAAGGAAAACTCGGAGGTGGAGTTCCAGTGCATTGATGAGGCAGCCCTGCAGGCCATCGTGGAGTATGCCTACACGGGAACTGTGTTTATCTCGCAGGACACCGTGGAGTCGCTTCTTCCAGCTGCCAATCTTCTCCAGATCAAACTGGTCGTGAAGGAGTGCTGCGCATTTCTTGAAAGCCAGCTCGATCCTGGCAATTGCATCGGGATTTCCCGTTTTGCAGAGACCTACGGCTGCCACGACCTCTACTTGGCTGCGAACAAGTACATTTGTCAGAACTTTGAAGATGTTTGTCAGACGGAGGAGTTTTTTGAGCTTACGCATTCTGAATTGGATGAAATTGTTTCCAATGACTGCTTGAACGTTGTGACAGAGGAAACAGTTTTTTATGCGCTAGAGTCCTGGATCAAATATGACGTGCAGGAGCGACAGAAGTACTTAGCACAGCTGCTACACTGCGTTCGGTTGCCGCTGCTGAGCGTGAAGTTCCTTACGAGGTTATATGAAGCAAACCATCTCATTCGTGATGACCACACTTGTAAACATCTGCTAAACGAGGCCCTGAAATACCACTTTATGCCTGAACACAGACTGTCCCACCAGACCATGTTGATGACACGACCTCGCTGTGCTCCTAAAGTTCTTTGTGCTGTCGGAGGAAAAGCTGGGCTGTTCGCGTGTTTGGAAAG tgttgaaatgtattttccccAGAATGACTCCTGGATAGGCCTGGCACCTCTTAGCATTCCCCGCTACGAATTTGGAATATGCGTGCTAGACCAGAAAATATATGTTGTAGGAGGGATTGCAACCCACGTGTGTCAAGGCATCAGCTACCGAAAGCATGAGAATTCAGTGGAGTGCTGGGACCCCGATACGAACACTTGGACATCTCTTGAAAGGATGTTTGAGAGCCGGAGCACTCTGGGAGTGGTCGTTCTGGCAGGAGAGCTCTACGCCTTAGGTGGCTACGATGGGCAGTCTTATTTACGAACTGTAGAGAAATACATTCCTAAAGTGAAGGAATGGCAGCTGGTGGCCCcaatgaacaaaaccagaagttgtTTTGCTGCAGCTGTCTTGGATGGAATGATATACGCCATCGGTGGGTACGGCCCTGCCCATATGAACAG CATGGAGCGTTACGATCCAAGCAGAAACCTGTGGGAGACAGTCGCTTCGATGGCTGATAAGCGAATAAACTTTGGCGTCGGTGTCATGCTGGGCTTCATTTTTGTGGTAGGCGGCCACAACGGTGTGTCTCACTTATCGAGCATAGAGAGATATGATCCTCATCAAAATCAGTGGACTGTGTGTCGACCCATGAAGGAACCCAGAACAG GAGTCGGTGCGGCTGTAATTGATAACTACCTTTATGTAGTTGGAGGCCATTCAGGGTCATCCTATCTGAACACTGTACAGAAATACGATCCCATCTCAGACACCTGGCTGGACTCTGCTGGGATGATGTACTGTCGATGCAATTTTGGTTTGACTGCACTTTGA
- the KLHL28 gene encoding kelch-like protein 28 isoform X2, whose protein sequence is MDQSSPTYMLANLTHLHSEQLLQGLNLLRQHHELCDIILRVGDVKIHAHKVVLASISPYFKAMFTGNLSEKENSEVEFQCIDEAALQAIVEYAYTGTVFISQDTVESLLPAANLLQIKLVVKECCAFLESQLDPGNCIGISRFAETYGCHDLYLAANKYICQNFEDVCQTEEFFELTHSELDEIVSNDCLNVVTEETVFYALESWIKYDVQERQKYLAQLLHCVRLPLLSVKFLTRLYEANHLIRDDHTCKHLLNEALKYHFMPEHRLSHQTMLMTRPRCAPKVLCAVGGKAGLFACLESVEMYFPQNDSWIGLAPLSIPRYEFGICVLDQKIYVVGGIATHVCQGISYRKHENSVECWDPDTNTWTSLERMFESRSTLGVVVLAGELYALGGYDGQSYLRTVEKYIPKVKEWQLVAPMNKTRSCFAAAVLDGMIYAIGGYGPAHMNSMERYDPSRNLWETVASMADKRINFGVGVMLGFIFVVGGHNGVSHLSSIERYDPHQNQWTVCRPMKEPRTVLEQKSIALS, encoded by the exons ATGGACCAGTCGTCTCCAACCTACATGCTTGCCAACTTAACCCACTTGCATTCTGAACAGCTTCTGCAAGGCCTGAACCTCCTTCGCCAGCATCACGAGCTCTGTGACATTATCCTCAGAGTTGGCGATGTCAAGATCCATGCCCACAAAGTGGTGCTTGCCAGCATCAGCCCGTATTTCAAAGCCATGTTCACTGGGAACCTTTCGGAGAAGGAAAACTCGGAGGTGGAGTTCCAGTGCATTGATGAGGCAGCCCTGCAGGCCATCGTGGAGTATGCCTACACGGGAACTGTGTTTATCTCGCAGGACACCGTGGAGTCGCTTCTTCCAGCTGCCAATCTTCTCCAGATCAAACTGGTCGTGAAGGAGTGCTGCGCATTTCTTGAAAGCCAGCTCGATCCTGGCAATTGCATCGGGATTTCCCGTTTTGCAGAGACCTACGGCTGCCACGACCTCTACTTGGCTGCGAACAAGTACATTTGTCAGAACTTTGAAGATGTTTGTCAGACGGAGGAGTTTTTTGAGCTTACGCATTCTGAATTGGATGAAATTGTTTCCAATGACTGCTTGAACGTTGTGACAGAGGAAACAGTTTTTTATGCGCTAGAGTCCTGGATCAAATATGACGTGCAGGAGCGACAGAAGTACTTAGCACAGCTGCTACACTGCGTTCGGTTGCCGCTGCTGAGCGTGAAGTTCCTTACGAGGTTATATGAAGCAAACCATCTCATTCGTGATGACCACACTTGTAAACATCTGCTAAACGAGGCCCTGAAATACCACTTTATGCCTGAACACAGACTGTCCCACCAGACCATGTTGATGACACGACCTCGCTGTGCTCCTAAAGTTCTTTGTGCTGTCGGAGGAAAAGCTGGGCTGTTCGCGTGTTTGGAAAG tgttgaaatgtattttccccAGAATGACTCCTGGATAGGCCTGGCACCTCTTAGCATTCCCCGCTACGAATTTGGAATATGCGTGCTAGACCAGAAAATATATGTTGTAGGAGGGATTGCAACCCACGTGTGTCAAGGCATCAGCTACCGAAAGCATGAGAATTCAGTGGAGTGCTGGGACCCCGATACGAACACTTGGACATCTCTTGAAAGGATGTTTGAGAGCCGGAGCACTCTGGGAGTGGTCGTTCTGGCAGGAGAGCTCTACGCCTTAGGTGGCTACGATGGGCAGTCTTATTTACGAACTGTAGAGAAATACATTCCTAAAGTGAAGGAATGGCAGCTGGTGGCCCcaatgaacaaaaccagaagttgtTTTGCTGCAGCTGTCTTGGATGGAATGATATACGCCATCGGTGGGTACGGCCCTGCCCATATGAACAG CATGGAGCGTTACGATCCAAGCAGAAACCTGTGGGAGACAGTCGCTTCGATGGCTGATAAGCGAATAAACTTTGGCGTCGGTGTCATGCTGGGCTTCATTTTTGTGGTAGGCGGCCACAACGGTGTGTCTCACTTATCGAGCATAGAGAGATATGATCCTCATCAAAATCAGTGGACTGTGTGTCGACCCATGAAGGAACCCAGAACAG TGCTGGAACAGAAGAGCATTGCGTTGTCATAG